The Deefgea tanakiae DNA segment GCCCCATAACATCTCAAGCTCTTTGCGCGTACTGCGAATCGCGTCTTCAAAGCGTGTGACTTCCGAAGCAATCCCCTCTGCGGGAATCTGATAATGCACAATTTCGATATCAGCTTGTGATACCAAATGAGCGTGACCGATGGCAATGCCGCCACCGATTCCCAAACCATGCAAAGTGATACTCATCCACTACCCTCCGCTCGGCGTTACCGCCACTGCCTTTGGCTCTTTGGCCAAGGTCAACATCATGGATTGCGAGTTCTTACTCGCCTTCGCCAAATTTATCAGCAATCAATGCAACCAGCGCGGCCATCGCCGTTTCTTCATCGGGTGCATTGCTGGTTTCAATCGTAATCTTGCTACCTCTACCAGCCGCCAACATCATCACGCCCATAATCGATTTGGCGTTCACACGGCGTTGGTTGCGGGTGATCCACACTTCACATTGGTATTGACTAGCAAGCTGAGTAAGCTTGCTCGATGCGCGTGCGTGTAAACCTAGTTTATTAATAATTTCAACTTCTTGCTGCTGCATAATCAAACGCCCTTATCTTCTGACTGCATCGATGGCAGCATGTACAACACCCCCTCTAAACCACCAGTAATCGCTTTACTCACCGCGATATCTAGCGATTGATGCCCATACGTTAATGCACGCACCAGCATCGGTAAATTGACGCCAGCAACGGCTTCGACTTTGCCCGGTACAATCAAGCGATTGGCGATATTCGACGGTGTGCCGCCATAAATATCGGTGAGTAATAGCACGCCTGAGCCATCGTCTAGCTCACGGATTAAGGCTTGTGCGCGCTGCACGAGCTCTTCTGGGTCATCAGACTTGCTGACCGCCAACTGCGCGAGCTGCGGCAAAGCACGGCCCATGATGTGCTGGGCACAGGCAATTAAGGCCTCGCCCATTGTGTAATGCGTAACAATTATGATTCCGACCATGTGTGATGGAGTCCTTTTACAACTCAAGGCCTTGTGAGCCTTAAAATCTATCTAGTTTTGTATCATATAACTGTTTTTAAACTTACGACATGTTCATAGTACCCAGACTCATCGTAGCAACAACAACTTATCGTAATCGGTAGAGATGTTCTGGCTGTTTGAGCCATTTCAACCGCGCCTGCAATTGCTCGGTGATATACACATCGCCATTTGCAGAAATCAGCAAAACCTCTTTTACTCCAAAGCGCCCAGCGTACTGAAGTGCTGTTGCAGTGCCATTAATAAACATCGGTTTGGTCGCCACATCTGAAATCGCTCCCGCATCTTTACTCACCGGTGCTAGCACCGTTGCGGCTTGCATGCCTTGCGCGGGCTGGCCGGTGCGCGGATCAATAATGTGCGAGAAACGCTGCCCTTTGATTTCAAAAAAGCGCTGATAGTCGCCCGATGTACCGATCGCTTCACCATCTTTGAGCGCAATCGTCGCCATTGCTTCTGGGCTGCGCGGACTTTGCAATCCGACCGTCCAGGGCTCGCCGCCTTTTTTACCCAGCGCCAAGACATTGCCGCCAATATTAATCAGCGCGTTCATCACGCGCTTTTTGCGAAATTGATTGGCCACATGATCGAGCGCCCAGCCTTTGGCAAAGCCACCGAAATCCAGTGCGACCTGTGGGTTGCTGCTGCTCACACTTGCCCCATCCCACTGCAAATTTTCTAGGCTAGGCTGTGCTGCCAGCGCCGTTTGTAATTTCACAGGGTCGGGCGTCACAGGGGCAAAGGTGTCTTGATGGAACCCCCATAAACTAACCAATTGCCCCACGGCGGGATTAAATAATTGATCCGAGCGCCGCGCATAATCCGCCGACTCTTTAATGAGATCGGCTAACTCAACATCAACTACCGTAGTGTCGCCCTTGGCAAAAGCAGCATTCAAACGAGTGACTTCGGATGGTTGCCAAGCGTGTAATTTAGCGTGCAGGCGATCCAATTCCTTGAGCGCCGCGCCCGCGTGTTTGGCGGCAACGTCATCTTCTAGGCCATAAATGCTGATTTGCACCCGCGTGCCAAACACATAGCTTTCTTGGGTATACACTTGCGAGCGACTGCAGCCAGCTAAAAGCACTAAAGCCGCTAGGATCAAGTAGCGGCTTTTTGGATGAATAGAGACAGCAGAAATCAACTGACTTTCCTCTCCAGCGCATCAATAAACAGCGCCGCCACATTGATGCCCGATTGCGCGGTAATTTCTTGGAAGCAAGTCGGGCTGGTCACATTCACTTCAGTCAGATTGTCGCCAATCACATCCAAACCGACCAGTAGCAAGCCTTGCGCAGCCAAACGTGGGCCAAGGCTTTGAGCGATGTCTCGATCACGCTGTGTGAGCGGTCTGGCCACGCCGGTGCCACCTGCAGCCAAATTGCCGCGTGTTTCGCCCTGCGCTGGAATCCGCGCCAAGCACCAATCAACGGGCACGCCATCAATCAGCAAAATACGTTTATCGCCGTCCACAATCGCTGGCAAATAGCGCTGCGCCATAATGGTTTGTGTGCCATTGGCGGTTAAAGTCTCAAGGATAGAGCCCAGATTGGCGTCATCTGGGCGCAAGCGGAAGATGCCAGCACCACCCATGCCGTCGAGCGGCTTCACGATCACATCGCCTTGCTCCAAAACAAAAGCCCAAATGTCGGCGGGATTTTGGCTAACCATGGTCTCGGTGGTGAATTCTGGAAACTTAAAAATCGCCAACTTCTCATTAAAATCGCGCAGCGCTTGCCCGCTATTAAACACATTCGCGCCTTGCTCTTCTGCCAAAGTAAACAGCTGCGTTGCGTAATAATATTGCTGATCAAATGGCGGATCTTTGCGCATCACAACGCCAGAAAATTCCCGCAGCGCGATGGTTTCAGTGTCGCCTTCGCCGTACCAATTTTTGCCAGCTTCAGCATCATGAATCGTCAGGCGCCGAGCTGCGGCCTGTACCAAGGTGTTTTTCAGGCTGAGTTCATCAATCAAACACGTCCACACCTCATGCCCACGCGAAACCGCTTCGCGCATCATCACGTAAGTCGTGTCTTTATAAATCTTAAAACTAGCGAGTGGATCAACGACAAACAAAAAGCGCATTTTGAAATCCTTAAAAAACATTGTTCACGAAAGGCACGAAAACACACGAAAGAAAGGCATAAGCCACAGAATTTTGATTTTTGCGTGCCTTTCGTGTTGTTCGTGGACTAAAAAATCTTTTGCCGTTGTTTCGAATCAATGCGCCAACTTCATCACAATCACACCGCCGACAATCATCATCGCGCCGACTGAGCGCATCACGGTCAGCGGGTCGTTAAACCACAAAACGCCCACGGCAAATGTACCCGCCGCACCGATACCCGTCCATACTGCATACGCCGTACCAATTGGAATCTGCTTTTGCGCCAGCCACAGCATAAAGCCGCTCACGCCGATTGATACAATCGACGCTGCAATCGCGAGCTTTGGATAGTTTGTTGTTTGCGATAGCTTAAAGCCCAGTGGCCAGCCAATTTCACACAGACCGGCAGCTAATAAATATAGCCACGCCTGTGTGAGTGCCGACATTAGTCTTGCTCCAACTCGAGCGAGGCGGCTAACAAGGACAAACGCGCTACGACGCCGTAGGCGTAGAAACGATTCGCTTCACAATCCGGTGAGCCATCGCAGTCGGGTGTAGTCAACGGAGTCGCGAAGGCTAAGGGTTTGAAGTGCATACCCGGTGCGTTTAGATTTTCATCGATGCCGCGCCCAGTGTGCACGCGGTAGAAACCACCGATGACAAAGCGATCGAGCATATACACCACCGGTTCAGCCACGCCATCGTCGACCACTTCCATCGTTGGCACGCCTTCTTGCACGATCACATCGTGCACGGTCACGCCTTCTTTGATGACCGACATCTTGTTGCGCTGTTTACGGTTCAAACCGAGCAATTCTTCGCCCGATTTCACACTCATAATCCCCATGCCATACGTTCCGGCGTTGGCTTTAACGATGACAAACGGCGTTTGCGTGATGCCGTGCTCAGCGTATTTGGCGCTGATCTTGGCAATCATCGCATCAACGGTGGCTGCCAGTTTTTCTTCGCCTTCGCGGGATTGGAAATCCAAACCATCCACATGATCGAAATACGGATTAACCACCCAAGGGTCGATGCCAATCAACTCAGCAAACTCATTCACCACGGTGTCGTAGGCGGTGAAATGCTGCGTTTTGGTGCGCGTTGACCAACCCGCGTGCAGCGGTGGTAGGAGTGACTGCTCGATGTTTTCCAAAATCGCAGGGATGCCCGACGACAGGTCATTGTTTAGAAGAACCACGCACGGGTCGAAGTCGGCTAAACCAACCCGATTCCCCACGCGAGTCACTGGCTCTTGGACCATGGTTGAGCCATCTGGCAATTCTAAGGTCGTCAACTCGGTGATTTCAGGGTTGAGGCTGCCGATGCGCACCACCATGCCTGCTTGGCGCAAGATTTTGGCCAGAGCCGCGACGTTTTGCAGATAAAACTGGTTACGAGTGTGGTTTTCAGGAATCAGCAACACACGGCGCGCATCAGGGCAATAGCCTTCTAGCGCCATCATCGTCGCTTGCACCGCCAGCGGATGAAAGTCGGGGTTGAGATTATTGAAGCCACCGGGAAATAGATTCATATCTACCGGAGCGAGCTTATACGCCGCATTGCGCAAATCAACCGAGCCATAAAACGGTGGCGTGTGCTCTTGCCATTGATTACGGAACCAGTGCTCGATTTCCGGCTGCGCCGCAAGAATTTTGCGCTCAAGGTCTAAAAGAGGGCCCGTTAAGGCGGTGGTCAAATGCGGCACGCTCATAGCGACTCCGGCAAGAATTAGAAAGTAATCTGCAAGATATGGCGGCGAGCGGGTCAAATTCAAGCGGCAGTATTACCTAGCTTGAGTTAAATCAAACGTATTGCCACCTAGCCATTATTTATCAAGGCTCGTATAGCAATACATCAGTAATTTGAAAGTCAATTGGCATAAGGCGAAATTGCGAAGCCTGCTTGAGACCCGCTAAAGCCCCCACGAGCGCGGGCCAAGGTGCCGCATAGATATTGGGGTCTAGACATTCGCCCGGCAAATCATGGCGAAACGCAAAATTATCCTGTCCCAGCACCAACTGCGCATTAATCCCCGGTTTATTGCCGCGTGGATCACAGCGTGTCCAGCCGTATTCTTCCAGCCAAATCGCAACCAAACCATGCAAACAAAATGGCGGATTCGCGCCTGCAAAAGTCAGCCTTTGATAACAGAAACCCGCCGCAATCCCATTCGCCCGCAATAACGCCACCAGCAAATGGCTTTTGCTATAACAAAACCCAGTCCCAACGGCGAGCACATCCGAGGCGATACAGGTAACCTCTTCCCGCCCTGCATCGATGCAGTGCGATATTTCATCGCGCACCCACATAAATGTTTGTAGTGCGGTTTGGCTCGGAGTTTCCCCGCGCAAGTGCTGCGCCAATTGAGCGATATGCGGATGTTGCCAATCGATGATGGCATCACTGGCGAGATAGGGTGTTAAATCAGTCGACATCACTTTCCATTGCATTGAATCTCAGAACAAAGCACGAATTAACTTAACGCCGCCAGCGATCACGCAATTGCTCCTGCGCCTCGCTCTCATCGCGGCAAACTTGTCGGCTATGCGCGTTGAAACCGCGCCACCAATCCTCATGACTACGCGCAAAAGCATCATATTTAGTTTGATTTTCAGTCAGAAATAGCCATGCAGCACAAACCCAGCTCCACATTACACACCTCGCATCAATTCACCTCATGCCGCTATCATAGGTGCATAATAACGCTGTGATTAGCCGTTAAAACCAAAACCAACTGTTCTCATATGAAAACAAAATTGTTACCAGAAGCCTTATTGGCATTTGAATCTCTAGCTCGATTGGGCAGCTTTACTGCTGCCGCTGCTGAGCTCGGTTGCGCCAAAAGCCATGTCAGCCAACTGATCAGCCAGCTCGAAAGCGAGCTTAGTTCTGTGCTGCTACTGCGTAGCACGCGGCGGATTTCATTGACAGAATCGGGACATAAACTGCTGCCGCATGCGATGTCATTACGCGAGTTATTGGGGCAAGTTCGACTCGATATTGAAGACACACAACAGCATATTGAAGGCGAATTATTAATCAGCACCACGCCGTCGATGGCGCAATATGTGGTCGGCCCACTGATGGCACAATTCAGTAAAATTCAACCCAAATTACGTATTCGCGTTGATGCCAACAGTCGTTTCCAAGATCCGATTACCGAAGGTATCGATTTTTGTATTCGCTCCGGCAAAGTGGGAGATGAGCGTTTGGTGGGGCGTTTACTGGGGCACTCTTTGGATAAACTCTACGCCGCGCCCGCCTATTTAAATAAAGCACCGCCCTTACGCTCGCCTATCGATTTAGCGCAACACGATATTTTACTTAGCGATGATTACCAAGCCACGCGGCAGTGGCAACTACGCAATGGTAACTCCAGCATCACGGTCGATTTACTGCCTGTGCTCTGCAGCAATAACAATCCAACGCTGGCCATGAGCGCGGTAGCGGGCTACGGGATTGCGCTGTTGCCAGAAATCGTTGGTGATAGCTATTGTCGGCTGGGCTTGCTGCAAGCGCTATTGCCGGAATGGTATGAAAAACCAACGCCGGTGTATTTGGTGTTTGCTCACCGTGCGACGATGCCGCGCAAATATCGAGCGTTGATTGATTTTATTCAACCCGCCTTACAAGCGCATTTAGCGCAAAATATCTAAGCGGGCCTCCGTTTGACCTAATCATTTGTCATTTTTTATGCACAGCGGTCAGATTTGCTGACTACATTAAAAGCAAATCGTTTCTTGCTGGTAAAGATCATGCTCAGAGCACCTCAATGGACGTGTGTATTTTGGCTGTGCTGCCTACTTGGTACGCCAAGTTATGCTGCGGAAGTCATCATTTACGGTGATGATGATTACCCACCCATTATGTATAAAGACCAGCAAGGTCAAGCGCAGGGCGTGATGACGGATGCAGTCCGCCATTTTGAAGAATTCAGTGGCAAAAAAGTACAACAAGAGCCTACTTCATGGCGGCGTGCTTATGAATATGCCACCAGAGGAAAAGGTGGCATCATCGGACTATCAAAAACCAAGGAAAGGTTGGCCATTTTTGATTATTCGGATGTGATCTTCGAAGACAATATCTATTTAGCCGTGCGTCGTGGCAAAACGTTTGACTTCAAAACACTCAACGATTTAAAAGGTAAGCTCATCGGTGTACATCTTGGGGCGAGCTATGGTGACAGCTTCGATAGTGCAATCAAAGAAGGTCTTTTTATTGCCGATACAAGCACGACGGATGTGATTCGCTTAAGAAAGCTACTTCGTGGTCGTCTTGATGCGGCGGTCGTCACGCATGGGCAAATTGGACTCGATGC contains these protein-coding regions:
- a CDS encoding HPr family phosphocarrier protein, whose translation is MQQQEVEIINKLGLHARASSKLTQLASQYQCEVWITRNQRRVNAKSIMGVMMLAAGRGSKITIETSNAPDEETAMAALVALIADKFGEGE
- a CDS encoding PTS sugar transporter subunit IIA, whose protein sequence is MVGIIIVTHYTMGEALIACAQHIMGRALPQLAQLAVSKSDDPEELVQRAQALIRELDDGSGVLLLTDIYGGTPSNIANRLIVPGKVEAVAGVNLPMLVRALTYGHQSLDIAVSKAITGGLEGVLYMLPSMQSEDKGV
- a CDS encoding FAD:protein FMN transferase yields the protein MISAVSIHPKSRYLILAALVLLAGCSRSQVYTQESYVFGTRVQISIYGLEDDVAAKHAGAALKELDRLHAKLHAWQPSEVTRLNAAFAKGDTTVVDVELADLIKESADYARRSDQLFNPAVGQLVSLWGFHQDTFAPVTPDPVKLQTALAAQPSLENLQWDGASVSSSNPQVALDFGGFAKGWALDHVANQFRKKRVMNALINIGGNVLALGKKGGEPWTVGLQSPRSPEAMATIALKDGEAIGTSGDYQRFFEIKGQRFSHIIDPRTGQPAQGMQAATVLAPVSKDAGAISDVATKPMFINGTATALQYAGRFGVKEVLLISANGDVYITEQLQARLKWLKQPEHLYRLR
- the gshB gene encoding glutathione synthase, whose protein sequence is MRFLFVVDPLASFKIYKDTTYVMMREAVSRGHEVWTCLIDELSLKNTLVQAAARRLTIHDAEAGKNWYGEGDTETIALREFSGVVMRKDPPFDQQYYYATQLFTLAEEQGANVFNSGQALRDFNEKLAIFKFPEFTTETMVSQNPADIWAFVLEQGDVIVKPLDGMGGAGIFRLRPDDANLGSILETLTANGTQTIMAQRYLPAIVDGDKRILLIDGVPVDWCLARIPAQGETRGNLAAGGTGVARPLTQRDRDIAQSLGPRLAAQGLLLVGLDVIGDNLTEVNVTSPTCFQEITAQSGINVAALFIDALERKVS
- a CDS encoding DMT family transporter codes for the protein MSALTQAWLYLLAAGLCEIGWPLGFKLSQTTNYPKLAIAASIVSIGVSGFMLWLAQKQIPIGTAYAVWTGIGAAGTFAVGVLWFNDPLTVMRSVGAMMIVGGVIVMKLAH
- the gshA gene encoding glutamate--cysteine ligase translates to MSVPHLTTALTGPLLDLERKILAAQPEIEHWFRNQWQEHTPPFYGSVDLRNAAYKLAPVDMNLFPGGFNNLNPDFHPLAVQATMMALEGYCPDARRVLLIPENHTRNQFYLQNVAALAKILRQAGMVVRIGSLNPEITELTTLELPDGSTMVQEPVTRVGNRVGLADFDPCVVLLNNDLSSGIPAILENIEQSLLPPLHAGWSTRTKTQHFTAYDTVVNEFAELIGIDPWVVNPYFDHVDGLDFQSREGEEKLAATVDAMIAKISAKYAEHGITQTPFVIVKANAGTYGMGIMSVKSGEELLGLNRKQRNKMSVIKEGVTVHDVIVQEGVPTMEVVDDGVAEPVVYMLDRFVIGGFYRVHTGRGIDENLNAPGMHFKPLAFATPLTTPDCDGSPDCEANRFYAYGVVARLSLLAASLELEQD
- a CDS encoding transglutaminase-like domain-containing protein is translated as MSTDLTPYLASDAIIDWQHPHIAQLAQHLRGETPSQTALQTFMWVRDEISHCIDAGREEVTCIASDVLAVGTGFCYSKSHLLVALLRANGIAAGFCYQRLTFAGANPPFCLHGLVAIWLEEYGWTRCDPRGNKPGINAQLVLGQDNFAFRHDLPGECLDPNIYAAPWPALVGALAGLKQASQFRLMPIDFQITDVLLYEP
- a CDS encoding LysR family transcriptional regulator; this encodes MKTKLLPEALLAFESLARLGSFTAAAAELGCAKSHVSQLISQLESELSSVLLLRSTRRISLTESGHKLLPHAMSLRELLGQVRLDIEDTQQHIEGELLISTTPSMAQYVVGPLMAQFSKIQPKLRIRVDANSRFQDPITEGIDFCIRSGKVGDERLVGRLLGHSLDKLYAAPAYLNKAPPLRSPIDLAQHDILLSDDYQATRQWQLRNGNSSITVDLLPVLCSNNNPTLAMSAVAGYGIALLPEIVGDSYCRLGLLQALLPEWYEKPTPVYLVFAHRATMPRKYRALIDFIQPALQAHLAQNI
- a CDS encoding substrate-binding periplasmic protein, producing MLRAPQWTCVFWLCCLLGTPSYAAEVIIYGDDDYPPIMYKDQQGQAQGVMTDAVRHFEEFSGKKVQQEPTSWRRAYEYATRGKGGIIGLSKTKERLAIFDYSDVIFEDNIYLAVRRGKTFDFKTLNDLKGKLIGVHLGASYGDSFDSAIKEGLFIADTSTTDVIRLRKLLRGRLDAAVVTHGQIGLDAILKTDAELLANKNEFVVLATPLVRDPLYLGFAKSMKMTTFLNEFNQSLKANKTPLMVKK